In one window of Alphaproteobacteria bacterium DNA:
- a CDS encoding beta/gamma crystallin-related protein — protein sequence MNPASLRRGAVAAALFAGATLCTSIAAQAAEAILFDGNNCTGQYRMLDRSVGNFDQIGFDNRVNSLMVITGAFRFYRDANYGEGNGPSFQLGPSGYTETCWSLADAAQGNFPNDRMSSAQLLQDSQGPQPQGVAIVYDFANFGGQYRILTRNVADFNAIGFDNDVESIRVVSGTWTFYRDANYGQGNGQAITLGPGDYANVNNVPGYQPGTFPGDRMSAAQVQAGNAPPPPPQQCAPGQIAANNQCLNCWDYFGNPPNSSQLNAAGDQCECAPGFEWSSFGAANIGGVIFRNCLPAQQTPPPPNCPGPYQVLNPGTNQCVFNCHQSTQPNPQTGQCDCLPGTQEAGFLNDGRRYCLGTAQPQLPQVIRYTAPGNQLIPTAQGAGFTFTTQVDQGGAVCQVNGNTIIFQMTNLPDNKARTCIVTMFGGRQLAYGWQYEDYNMSQVYGQATPIGSTTAFPFQIRLIIPPFGDKVIAQIVSVDLLGPAGQSWQAALQ from the coding sequence ATGAACCCCGCAAGTCTCAGGCGAGGCGCCGTCGCCGCTGCGCTTTTCGCAGGCGCAACGCTTTGTACGTCGATCGCTGCGCAGGCAGCAGAGGCCATCCTGTTCGACGGCAACAACTGCACCGGCCAGTACCGCATGCTCGACCGTTCGGTCGGCAACTTCGACCAGATCGGCTTCGACAACCGGGTCAATTCGCTGATGGTCATCACCGGGGCGTTCCGCTTCTACCGCGACGCCAACTATGGCGAGGGCAACGGCCCGTCGTTCCAGCTCGGGCCGAGCGGATACACCGAGACCTGCTGGTCGCTGGCCGACGCCGCGCAGGGCAACTTCCCGAACGACCGGATGTCGTCGGCGCAGCTGCTGCAGGACAGCCAGGGTCCGCAGCCGCAGGGCGTAGCGATTGTCTACGACTTCGCCAATTTCGGCGGCCAGTACCGGATTCTCACGCGCAACGTGGCGGACTTCAACGCGATCGGCTTCGACAACGACGTCGAATCGATCCGTGTCGTCTCCGGAACCTGGACCTTCTACCGCGACGCCAACTACGGCCAGGGCAACGGCCAGGCGATCACGCTCGGGCCCGGCGACTATGCCAACGTCAACAACGTGCCCGGCTACCAGCCGGGGACCTTCCCGGGCGACAGGATGTCGGCCGCGCAGGTGCAGGCCGGCAACGCGCCGCCGCCTCCGCCGCAGCAGTGCGCGCCGGGGCAGATTGCCGCCAACAACCAGTGTCTCAACTGCTGGGACTATTTCGGCAATCCGCCCAACTCGTCGCAGTTGAACGCCGCCGGCGACCAGTGCGAGTGTGCGCCGGGGTTCGAATGGTCGAGCTTCGGTGCCGCCAACATCGGCGGTGTGATCTTCCGCAATTGCCTGCCGGCGCAGCAGACGCCGCCTCCGCCGAACTGCCCGGGGCCGTACCAGGTGCTGAACCCTGGCACCAACCAGTGCGTGTTCAACTGCCACCAGTCGACGCAGCCGAACCCGCAGACCGGCCAGTGCGACTGCCTGCCGGGCACGCAGGAGGCGGGCTTCCTGAACGACGGGCGGCGCTATTGCTTGGGTACCGCCCAGCCGCAGCTGCCGCAGGTGATCCGTTACACCGCGCCCGGCAACCAGCTGATCCCGACGGCACAGGGCGCCGGCTTCACCTTCACCACCCAGGTCGACCAGGGCGGGGCGGTGTGCCAGGTCAACGGCAACACGATCATCTTCCAGATGACCAACCTGCCTGACAACAAGGCGCGCACCTGCATCGTCACCATGTTCGGCGGCCGCCAGCTCGCCTATGGCTGGCAGTACGAGGACTACAACATGTCCCAGGTCTACGGGCAGGCGACGCCGATCGGCTCGACGACGGCGTTCCCGTTCCAGATCCGGCTGATCATCCCGCCGTTCGGCGACAAGGTGATCGCCCAGATCGTCTCGGTCGACCTGCTTGGCCCCGCCGGCCAGAGCTGGCAGGCGGCACTGCAATAG
- a CDS encoding RNA polymerase sigma factor: MLIFSRSASGISSVPQVLSERQACHAPAVEITRDRQIMVHSTSGEDAAEISRTLVSLLPRLRRFGTSLSGSLDRADDLVQDACERALNRVDQFTPGTRLDSWMFAIMHSIWKNRLRADAVRGGGGNVDADQLVDERAHSEAEARAELSLLDRLILALPEEQRLALMLVSVEGHSYKEAATLLGVPIGTVMSRLSRARGALATAAAEGAQAEARQ, from the coding sequence ATGTTGATTTTTTCTCGCAGCGCCTCAGGAATAAGCTCGGTTCCTCAGGTGTTGTCCGAGCGACAGGCCTGTCATGCGCCCGCCGTCGAAATCACGCGAGACAGGCAGATCATGGTCCACAGCACGAGCGGAGAGGATGCCGCCGAGATTTCACGAACACTGGTTTCGCTGTTGCCGCGCCTGCGTCGCTTCGGCACCAGCCTGTCCGGTTCGCTCGATCGCGCCGACGACCTGGTCCAGGACGCCTGCGAGCGCGCGCTCAACCGGGTCGACCAGTTCACGCCGGGCACGCGACTGGACAGCTGGATGTTCGCGATAATGCATTCGATCTGGAAGAACCGGCTGCGAGCCGACGCCGTGCGCGGCGGCGGCGGCAACGTGGATGCGGACCAGCTCGTCGACGAGCGGGCCCACAGCGAGGCCGAAGCGCGGGCGGAGCTGAGCCTGCTCGACCGGCTGATCCTCGCGCTGCCCGAGGAGCAGCGGCTTGCCCTCATGCTCGTGTCGGTCGAGGGCCATTCCTACAAGGAGGCCGCGACGCTGCTCGGCGTGCCGATCGGCACCGTCATGAGCCGGCTGTCCCGCGCCCGCGGCGCGCTGGCCACGGCGGCGGCCGAAGGCGCGCAGGCAGAGGCCCGTCAATGA